The Deinococcus puniceus genome segment TGAGGCCAAACGCCACCCACTGCACGGCGGGCGCACCGCTGACCTGCGCTTTGGTGCCCACGCGCCCGGCTCCAGCCCGCCCCCCTGTCCCCACCGCGCCCCCACCCGCCTTTTTGCGAATGCGGTTGCGGCGGTCTATCACGTCTCCGGCCCGCGCCCGACTCATGACAGGCCGTCCTCTGGGCCGGGACGCTCGCCCATTCCCCAAGTGACCAACCGATTCCAAAATGGGTAGATCAGCAGCGTGCTGAGCAGCGCCATCGGTACGGTTTGGCGCAGGGTCTCTACCGTGACCAGATCGGAGCGCAGCCAGTAGGTGAGGAACAAGAAAGCCGCCCACTGCCCTACCGTTGCCGCCAACACGGTAAAGAGCGCCTGAAAAATGCCCGAATCGCCCACGTAGCGCCGCACCAACAGCACCAGCAAGGCTCCGGCCCCCACGCCCGCCGCGTGCAGGCCCAGCGCTCCGCCGCCCAACACGTCTTGCACAAGGCCCACACCGTAGGCCGCCACCACCGCCTGCACCGGGGGCAAGCGCCACGCCAACGCCGCGCCAGTCAGCAAAAACAGGTCGGGAGCCGGAATCCGCAGAGGATCGAGCAACCGCGACAACACGCCCTGCACGATCAGCAGCAGCAAGATATAGACCACCACGCCTACCCAGCGTCCCGGCCCACGTGGAGCCAGCCCGGTATTTCTGCCGGAACGCCTTAACATGTGTAAAAAACCTGTGTGGTACGGAGGCAATCGGCAAAGGGATAGTGGGGGGCAGCGACACGAACACAGACACGAACACAGCCGAACACGGCAGACTTCACAGGCAGCTCAACCATAGACCTGCCCTATGGTAGTGCCCGCTACGGCTTCACACTGCGGTCTAGGTCGGCATTTCCCTACAGTTCCATGTCCAGTCCCAGCCACGTTGGCGCTCATAGCCCTTCCAAAATGGTCACGTCTTCCACCACGCCCACGTCGATGGCGGGCCTCACGATCACAGTGCGGTTCACGTCGTTGGGGCCGAGTGGCAGCACACTTTCTATCGTGCCCACCCGGATGCCTACCGGGTACACGCCGCCCAAACTGCTGGTCACCAGCACGTCGCCTACCTTCACGGGCACACTGCGCGAAAACTGCGCCCGCAAACGGTCTGGAGACACCCCCACCGCTAGGCCGCGCCCGCCCCGGTTGCCTTGCAGGGTCACACCCACGCTGCTTTCGGGGTCGACGAGGGCCACCACTGTGGCGCGGTTGCTGCTCACGCCCGTGACTTGGCCCACCAGACCGCCCGGAACAGTCACGGGCATTCGCACGCGCACGCCGTCGTCGGTGCCCCGGTTGAGGGTAATGCGGGCCAGCAGTGGACTCGGATCGACGGCCACCACCTGTGCAATGCCCAGCGCGTTGGGCGCTTGCGTGGCCGTAATCTGCATCACTTGGCGCAGGCGCGACACTTCCCGCGTCAGCAGTTCGTTGCGCTGCCGCAGCACGTCGTTTTGTTTGCGCAGACTGCCCACTTCGCCCGCCAAATTGCGCTCGTTGACCACCGTGGTATAGGCGCGGCGCAGGTTGTCGGCGGCCACCACGCCGATGCGCGTAATCGGGGCCACCGAACCCGAAATGGCAGTGGGTACGATCACCTGAAAGCGGGTGGCTACCATACTCAGCAGCAGCAGGCCGCCGTACACCAGCAGCACGGAACGCCAGCCTTTCATGCCGTGCCCGAATGTAAAAAGAACTGGCCCACACAGGTCACGCCGAAGACACCCCGACAGGTTTGGGGAGAGAGTCGGCGGAGAGGTTGACGGGATTCAGTTGGCCCCACACGGGCACGCCCGCCGCCCGCAGCAACCGCGTGACCAGCGTCAGAGGAAAGCCCACCACGTTGGAATAATCGCCCCGAATGCCCGACACCAGCGCCATGCCCACGCTCTGAATGCCGTAGCCGCCCGCCTTGTCCAGCCCTTCGCCCGTAGTGGCGTAATAGGCGATTTCTTGCGCGGTCAGGGGCCGAAACGTCACGTCAGTCCGCTCTACTTCGCAAGCTAAGCCTGCTGGCGACTGTACCGCCACGCCCGTGAGCACCTGATGCGTGCGGCCTGCCAATGCTTCCAAAAACGCCCGGTTTTCGGCAGCGTCGGCGGGCTTGCCCAACAATTGCCCGTCTACCGCCACCACCGTATCGGCGGCAATAATCACAGCATCCGGATGCAGGGCGGCTACGGCTCTGGCCTTCAGCGTCGCCAGTTCTGCTGCCAACCGCGCCGGATCGGTCTCTGGGCTGTCTTCCGGCTCGCCGCTGACGACTACCCGGAAAGTCACGCCCAAGTTGCCTAGCAGTTCGCGGCGGCGCGGGCTACCCGACGCCAGAATCACTTCAGGAAGGGTGATTTCAAGAGGGTCTGCCTCCGGAACGGTCATTTCAGTGCCCTCATTTCAGTACCCTGTGCCAGTCTTCTCGCCCGCCACCAACGCCACGCCGCCCGAGGTGCCGAGGCGAGTTGCGCCCGCTTCGATCATTTCCAGCGCGTCGGCAGGAGAGCGCACGCCGCCCGCCGCCTTGATCTGGGCGCGGCCCGCGATGACGTCGCGCATCAGGCGCACATCGGCAGGCGTGGCCCCGCCCGTGCCAAAGCCAGTGCTGGTCTTCACGAAATCTGCGCCACCTTTCACGCTGGCTTCAGTCGCGCCGCGTTTCTGGTCATCGGTCAGGTAGCAGGTTTCGATAATCACCTTCAACACCCGGTCTGGAATGGCCCGCCGCACGGCCCGCACATCGGCTTCTACGGCGTCCCAGTTGTCTTCCAGCGCCGCACCGATATGAATGACCATATCGATTTCATCGGCCCCGGCTTCGGCGCTCAAGCGGGCTTCCAGCGCCTTCTGGTCGCTGCTGACGGCTCCCAGCGGAAATCCGCAGACGGTGGCGACTTTCACGCCGCTGCCCGCCAGTTCGGAGACGGCCATGGGTACATAGACGGGGTTGATGCACACGGCGTAAAAATTGTGTTCGCGGGCCTCGGCGCACAGCGTGCGGATGTCCTCGGCGGTGGCGGTGGCTTTAAGCAAAGTATGGTCGATGTACGGAGCGAGCTTCACGCTGCCCATGTTACGCGGCAGAGGGTAAGAAAGGTAAATGACTTGGGCGGATGGGGGAGAGGGGCTTGGTTTACGGGGGCTGGGTCTAAGGGTCAAGGGTCGAAGGGTCTAAGGTGCTGGGGCGGGAACGATTGCTCGGTGGCCCTCTTACCCCGCTGTTTCACAGCGCCCCTCTCTGCTGAGCAGCTCTGCGAGTCCCGCAAAGGGCGAGGGCTAACAGCTAAAGGGTAGAGGCTTGGTTTGGCTCCCTCACCCTTGACTGGCACAGCCCGAAGGGAGGGGGGAGGGCTGGGGAGGGGGTGAATGAGCAACGCGATTGCCCTTCCCTTAGACCCTTCGACCCTCGACCCTTAGACGCCCCTCCCCCTCAGCCGAATCTTGCCAAATGCTCTACGCTACGGCCATGACCACGCCCGACGCCCCGGAAACTCCCGAAACCTCGCGCTTGCAACCCGGCGAAGCATTTCCCGCCTTCGCGCTGCCGGATGCCGATGGCAAAACGCACGCGCTGGCCGACTATGCGGGCAACTACGTGGTGCTCTACGTGTACCCCAAGGACGACACCCCCGGCTGCACCAAAGAAGCCTGCGATTTCCGCGATTCTGCGCCGCTGCGGGCGGTGGGCGCGGCCATTTTGGGCCTCAGCCGCGACGATGCGGGCAGCCACACGGCCTTTGCCGAGAAATACAGCCTGCCTTTTCCGTTGCTCAGCGATCCCGACGCCACGTTTATGAAAGAAATCGGATCGTATGGCCCCAAAACGCTGT includes the following:
- the mreD gene encoding rod shape-determining protein MreD; protein product: MLRRSGRNTGLAPRGPGRWVGVVVYILLLLIVQGVLSRLLDPLRIPAPDLFLLTGAALAWRLPPVQAVVAAYGVGLVQDVLGGGALGLHAAGVGAGALLVLLVRRYVGDSGIFQALFTVLAATVGQWAAFLFLTYWLRSDLVTVETLRQTVPMALLSTLLIYPFWNRLVTWGMGERPGPEDGLS
- the mreC gene encoding rod shape-determining protein MreC codes for the protein MKGWRSVLLVYGGLLLLSMVATRFQVIVPTAISGSVAPITRIGVVAADNLRRAYTTVVNERNLAGEVGSLRKQNDVLRQRNELLTREVSRLRQVMQITATQAPNALGIAQVVAVDPSPLLARITLNRGTDDGVRVRMPVTVPGGLVGQVTGVSSNRATVVALVDPESSVGVTLQGNRGGRGLAVGVSPDRLRAQFSRSVPVKVGDVLVTSSLGGVYPVGIRVGTIESVLPLGPNDVNRTVIVRPAIDVGVVEDVTILEGL
- a CDS encoding Maf family nucleotide pyrophosphatase yields the protein MTVPEADPLEITLPEVILASGSPRRRELLGNLGVTFRVVVSGEPEDSPETDPARLAAELATLKARAVAALHPDAVIIAADTVVAVDGQLLGKPADAAENRAFLEALAGRTHQVLTGVAVQSPAGLACEVERTDVTFRPLTAQEIAYYATTGEGLDKAGGYGIQSVGMALVSGIRGDYSNVVGFPLTLVTRLLRAAGVPVWGQLNPVNLSADSLPKPVGVSSA
- the deoC gene encoding deoxyribose-phosphate aldolase; this encodes MGSVKLAPYIDHTLLKATATAEDIRTLCAEAREHNFYAVCINPVYVPMAVSELAGSGVKVATVCGFPLGAVSSDQKALEARLSAEAGADEIDMVIHIGAALEDNWDAVEADVRAVRRAIPDRVLKVIIETCYLTDDQKRGATEASVKGGADFVKTSTGFGTGGATPADVRLMRDVIAGRAQIKAAGGVRSPADALEMIEAGATRLGTSGGVALVAGEKTGTGY
- a CDS encoding peroxiredoxin, giving the protein MTTPDAPETPETSRLQPGEAFPAFALPDADGKTHALADYAGNYVVLYVYPKDDTPGCTKEACDFRDSAPLRAVGAAILGLSRDDAGSHTAFAEKYSLPFPLLSDPDATFMKEIGSYGPKTLYGKTSDGVKRQTFVIDPQGKLVKSWLAVKVEGRADAVAAAIAADQVGHA